One Candidatus Neomarinimicrobiota bacterium genomic region harbors:
- a CDS encoding alcohol dehydrogenase catalytic domain-containing protein encodes MRQAVMIEPGKIELREVPKPSAGPGEVLLHIKHIGICGSDIHVFHGLHPFTSYPVVQGHEFAAVVEDVGKGVEGVSPGMKATARPQVVCGQCAPCRRGDYHICDVLKVEGFQAPGVAQDYFATTSDKLVPLPDSMTLEQGALVEPTSVAVHSTGRAGHLTGKNAVVFGAGPIGNLIAQVARSRGARKILIRDLSDYRLDIAKRCGLEHTSNAGTESMMDTKKRVFGDEGYSVAFEAVGVEATMADAVDTIEKGGTIIVVGVFGEKPRIDMAIVGDRELKLIGSLMYKHEDYLQAVQLIASGDVVTQPLVTKRFPFEQYPNAYQFIDEQGDKSLKVMIDL; translated from the coding sequence ATGCGACAAGCAGTTATGATAGAACCTGGAAAGATCGAGTTGCGGGAAGTCCCCAAACCCAGCGCGGGACCGGGCGAGGTTTTGCTACACATCAAGCACATCGGGATATGTGGTTCCGATATCCACGTATTTCACGGCCTTCATCCCTTCACGTCTTATCCGGTAGTACAGGGTCACGAATTCGCCGCTGTCGTGGAGGATGTGGGGAAAGGCGTTGAAGGTGTTTCTCCCGGGATGAAAGCCACCGCCCGGCCCCAGGTGGTTTGTGGCCAATGCGCACCCTGCCGCCGCGGAGATTACCACATCTGTGACGTGCTCAAGGTAGAGGGATTCCAGGCTCCCGGCGTTGCCCAGGACTATTTCGCCACCACATCAGACAAGCTCGTCCCGCTCCCCGATTCAATGACTCTTGAGCAGGGTGCACTGGTAGAACCCACCTCCGTGGCGGTTCATTCCACTGGCCGTGCCGGTCATCTGACAGGAAAGAACGCGGTCGTATTCGGTGCCGGTCCCATCGGTAATCTGATCGCTCAGGTTGCCCGAAGCCGTGGCGCCCGGAAGATACTCATTCGCGACCTGAGTGACTACCGGCTCGATATCGCCAAGCGATGCGGTCTTGAGCATACCTCCAACGCGGGAACCGAGTCCATGATGGACACAAAGAAACGGGTCTTTGGAGATGAAGGGTACAGTGTCGCTTTCGAGGCGGTAGGTGTGGAAGCCACCATGGCCGATGCAGTGGATACCATTGAGAAAGGCGGAACGATCATTGTGGTCGGTGTTTTCGGGGAAAAGCCGCGCATCGATATGGCGATTGTTGGTGATCGAGAACTTAAGCTGATCGGCTCGCTGATGTACAAGCATGAGGACTATCTGCAGGCGGTACAACTGATCGCAAGCGGAGATGTTGTTACCCAACCACTGGTAACGAAACGTTTTCCTTTCGAACAATATCCCAATGCCTATCAGTTCATCGATGAGCAAGGTGATAAGAGCCTGAAGGTGATGATCGATCTGTAG
- a CDS encoding carbohydrate kinase produces the protein MNRPEYVLVGLGELLWDMLPGAKKLGGAPANFAYHAQALRGKGVVVSCVGGDDLGREILRQLGDLGLDQKYVEVDGGHPTGTVTVELDADGDPNYTIHEDVAWDYIPFTSGSLGLAGRADAVCFGSLCQRSEVSRTTVRQFLKATPRGCLRIFDINLRQSFFNQETVQTMLELSNVLKLNEEELMVVANMLGVNGSETNVLNQLVERYALRLIALTRAANGSRLFGPGLESNHPGFPAEIADTVGAGDSFAAMLALGLLGDISLDRVNEHANRVASFVCTQSGATPPLTNSLKDYLRGGGVPGAGECPGR, from the coding sequence ATGAATCGGCCTGAATACGTCCTGGTCGGGTTAGGTGAACTACTGTGGGACATGTTGCCCGGTGCCAAGAAGCTGGGTGGGGCTCCAGCGAATTTTGCGTACCATGCGCAAGCCTTACGTGGAAAGGGCGTTGTGGTCAGTTGCGTGGGTGGTGATGATCTTGGTCGTGAGATCTTACGACAGCTTGGTGATCTTGGGCTGGATCAGAAGTATGTTGAGGTGGATGGGGGCCATCCTACGGGAACGGTTACAGTAGAGCTGGATGCGGATGGAGACCCCAATTACACCATCCACGAGGATGTAGCATGGGACTATATACCGTTTACTTCTGGTTCGCTGGGCCTGGCAGGCAGAGCGGACGCTGTTTGCTTTGGATCGTTATGCCAGCGATCAGAAGTCTCACGGACAACAGTTCGTCAGTTTCTCAAGGCAACGCCCCGCGGCTGTCTTCGTATATTCGACATAAATCTGCGGCAGTCATTCTTCAATCAGGAAACTGTTCAGACGATGCTGGAACTTTCGAATGTTTTGAAACTCAACGAGGAGGAGTTGATGGTGGTGGCGAACATGTTGGGGGTAAATGGTTCGGAGACCAATGTCCTTAACCAATTGGTTGAACGATACGCTCTGCGGTTGATTGCCCTGACCAGGGCCGCAAACGGCAGTCGGTTGTTTGGGCCGGGACTGGAATCGAACCACCCGGGTTTCCCTGCGGAGATTGCTGATACGGTGGGAGCGGGAGATTCTTTTGCCGCCATGCTTGCCCTGGGGCTGTTGGGGGACATATCGCTGGATAGAGTTAATGAACATGCCAATCGTGTGGCCAGTTTTGTCTGTACACAAAGTGGTGCTACGCCACCCCTGACCAATTCATTGAAGGATTACCTTAGGGGTGGTGGAGTACCAGGTGCCGGGGAATGCCCTGGCCGCTAA